Proteins encoded in a region of the Planococcus citri chromosome 1, ihPlaCitr1.1, whole genome shotgun sequence genome:
- the Arpc4 gene encoding actin-related protein 2/3 complex subunit 4, translating to MSSTLKPYLTAVRHTLYAAMCVDNFSSQVIERHNKPEVEVRASKELLLTPVVISRNEKEKVLIEASVNSVRVSIAIKQADEIEKILCHKFMRFMMMRAENFIILRRSAIPGYDISFLITNFHTEQMYKHKLVEFVLHFMEEIDKEISEMKLAVNARARICSEEFLKRF from the coding sequence ATGTCTTCCACTTTGAAACCATATTTGACGGCTGTGCGTCATACTTTATACGCAGCGATGTGCGTGGATAATTTCTCTTCGCAAGTAATCGAACGCCATAATAAACCGGAAGTCGAAGTTCGAGCTAGTAAGGAGCTGTTGCTGACACCGGTGGTCATTAGCcgtaatgaaaaagaaaaggtcCTGATAGAAGCATCAGTGAACTCGGTACGTGTCAGTATTGCCATCAAACAAGCCGACGAAATCGAGAAAATATTATGCCATAAATTCATGCGTTTCATGATGATGCGAGCTGAGAATTTCATTATCCTGAGGCGTTCCGCTATACCTGGATACGATATCAGTTTTCTCATCACCAATTTCCATACCGAACAGATGTACAAGCATAAATTGGTCGAATTTGTGCTACATTTCATGGAAGAAATTGATAAAGAAATCAGTGAAATGAAGCTAGCCGTAAATGCGAGGGCGAGAATTTGTTCGGAAGAATTTCTGAAGCGGTTTTAA
- the RpS6 gene encoding small ribosomal subunit protein eS6, with the protein MKLNVSYPATGCQKLFEIVDEHRLRVFYEKRMGTEVEADSLGDEWKGYILKISGGNDKQGFPMKQGVLSNGRVRLLLSAGHSCYRPRRDGERKRKSVRGCIVDANLSVLALVVVKKGAQEIPGLTDKTVPRRLGPKRASKIRKLFNLTKEDDVRKYVIKRPLPLKEGQTKPKYKKPKIQRLVTPLTLQRKRHQLALKKRRALKRKEQQAEYAKLLAIRQKEKTARKKADKLKRLSTSSKSSSIRTSRSSHK; encoded by the exons ATGAAG CTCAACGTTTCATATCCAGCCACCGGCTGTCAAAAGCTGTTCGAAATCGTCGACGAACACAGACTTCGTGTCTTTTATGAAAAACGAATGGGAACTGAAGTCGAAGCCGACTCGTTGGGAGATGAATGGAAAGGCTACATTTTGAAGATTTCCGGTGGAAATGACAAACAAGGATTTCCAATGAAGCAAGGAGTGTTATCCAATG GACGTGTTAGGTTATTGTTATCTGCCGGACATTCCTGTTATAGACCTAGACGTGACGGTGAAAGAAAACGTAAATCGGTCCGTGGATGTATTGTTGATGCCAATCTTAGTGTTTTAGCTCTTGTTGTTGTGAAGAAAGGCGCTCAG gaaatccCCGGATTAACCGATAAAACCGTACCTCGTCGTCTCGGACCGAAAAGAGCATCGAAAATCCGTAAATTGTTCAATTTAACTAAAGAAGACGATGTACGCAAATACGTCATCAAACGTCCTTTACCGTTGAAAGAAGGCCAGACTAAGCCTAAATACAAGAAACCCAAGATCCAACGTTTGGTTACTCCATTAACATTACAA cGTAAGAGACACCAGTTGGCTTTGAAGAAACGTAGAGCGTTGAAACGTAAAGAACAGCAAGCTGAATACGCCAAATTATTGGCCATCCGTCAAAAAGAAAAGACCGCCAGAAAGAAGGCCGATAAATTAAAACGATTATCCACATCTTCTAAATCTTCGAGTATCAGAACATCTCGCAGTTctcataaataa